A window of the Tunturibacter empetritectus genome harbors these coding sequences:
- a CDS encoding carboxypeptidase-like regulatory domain-containing protein, which translates to MQRPQVKIALLPLMLLLAATSVAMGQGAAVSGVVRDAQGVAQLGALVQVIAADSAMAGTAFTDLHGRYFIAHLLPGQYEVRASAALFVPAMRGNLQLQSGAQAIVNLTLSTLFESTAWLPAERRKADEPDDDWKWTLRSVANRPILRLAEDGDVIMVSSSVRETPKRAERVRAEVMAGDGGFGSSGVHNVFAFDRVLDDGAGLTLRADIGTQPGAPSAGQSTEVATGYGMQLGMGGAARTVLSYQAHPEVLGPDGSSGLQVVQLASGQKMQLGDLVDVEAGGTVYVARTSGYTSGSRPFLKVTAHPTENWSVGYRMATSQDLQSFAGLDTVKRELPVAVIYQGKVQTEGGLHQEFTVGRKTGRGMVQVAFYSDSLNRVAVSGGGALTAGDVAQTGQNGASGIIADSTTGNFRFLNAGYNARGLNVMLTEPLTTNLWVAVEYGTGAGLGAKDGASVGLPGTGSDLAPVSARTATVALKGRVLRSGTAIRAAYRWQPTRLVTAVDPYAPFSDQAYFSCYLRQALRLGHLLPPGLDATVDVTNLLAQGYRPFLSADGQTLFLAQSPRTVQAGLAFTF; encoded by the coding sequence GTGCAACGACCCCAGGTGAAGATCGCGCTTCTGCCGCTGATGCTGCTCCTTGCAGCTACCAGCGTTGCTATGGGCCAAGGTGCGGCTGTCTCAGGGGTGGTTCGCGACGCACAGGGAGTGGCACAACTGGGTGCCCTGGTTCAAGTCATAGCGGCAGATTCTGCCATGGCTGGGACTGCTTTTACCGACCTCCACGGCCGCTATTTCATTGCGCATCTGCTTCCGGGCCAATATGAGGTCCGTGCGAGCGCGGCGCTGTTTGTTCCGGCGATGCGGGGCAACCTGCAGCTTCAGTCGGGAGCACAGGCGATTGTCAATCTCACTCTGAGCACCCTCTTCGAATCGACTGCATGGCTTCCAGCCGAGCGTCGGAAGGCGGACGAGCCGGATGACGATTGGAAGTGGACTTTGCGGTCAGTCGCCAATCGCCCTATCCTTCGGCTGGCTGAAGATGGGGACGTGATCATGGTCTCGTCAAGCGTTCGTGAGACACCTAAGCGTGCTGAAAGAGTGCGTGCCGAGGTTATGGCCGGCGATGGCGGCTTTGGGAGCAGCGGAGTTCATAATGTTTTTGCGTTCGACCGGGTGCTCGACGACGGGGCTGGGTTGACCTTGCGGGCGGATATTGGGACGCAGCCTGGGGCACCCTCAGCCGGGCAATCCACTGAGGTTGCGACGGGCTATGGAATGCAGCTTGGGATGGGCGGCGCGGCGCGGACGGTATTGAGCTATCAAGCGCATCCCGAAGTTCTGGGGCCGGATGGATCCTCTGGTCTGCAAGTCGTGCAGTTGGCCAGCGGACAGAAGATGCAGCTTGGAGATCTGGTTGACGTGGAAGCGGGGGGCACCGTGTATGTCGCTCGGACCTCCGGATATACCTCCGGATCACGGCCGTTCCTGAAGGTAACGGCTCACCCTACCGAGAATTGGAGCGTTGGCTATCGGATGGCCACGTCGCAGGACCTGCAGTCGTTTGCAGGGCTCGATACGGTGAAACGCGAGCTGCCAGTTGCGGTGATCTATCAAGGGAAGGTACAGACCGAGGGTGGGCTACACCAGGAGTTTACGGTTGGCCGGAAGACAGGCCGCGGAATGGTACAAGTTGCGTTTTACAGTGACTCTTTGAACCGGGTGGCGGTCTCAGGTGGCGGTGCGTTGACTGCGGGTGACGTTGCTCAGACAGGGCAGAACGGCGCGAGTGGGATTATCGCCGACTCGACGACGGGGAACTTCCGGTTTTTGAATGCGGGCTACAACGCAAGGGGCCTGAATGTAATGTTGACTGAGCCACTGACGACGAACCTTTGGGTCGCGGTAGAGTACGGTACTGGGGCCGGGCTTGGCGCGAAAGATGGGGCTTCCGTCGGCCTGCCTGGGACTGGATCTGATCTGGCGCCTGTGAGTGCCCGGACTGCAACGGTCGCTTTGAAGGGCCGAGTGCTGCGTAGTGGAACGGCGATTCGAGCAGCCTATCGCTGGCAGCCGACGCGATTGGTAACTGCGGTTGATCCCTACGCGCCGTTCAGTGACCAGGCATATTTCAGCTGCTATCTGCGGCAGGCTTTGCGACTGGGGCATCTCTTACCGCCGGGGCTCGATGCTACTGTTGATGTCACGAATCTCCTGGCGCAGGGGTATCGACCGTTCCTGTCGGCGGATGGACAGACCTTGTTCCTTGCTCAATCGCCTCGGACAGTTCAGGCGGGGCTTGCGTTCACGTTTTAA
- a CDS encoding FtsB family cell division protein — translation MTRLKTAGVVAMRSGAIARLYEHGRVGWRKIATGAAAVLAVAMGYHVIFGQNGLTVYQQKRNDAQSLDIQLHSLQRENDLLKGHVGRLQSDPNAIEHQAREELHYTRPGEVIVYMPAPAGSSPTGVAKQ, via the coding sequence ATGACACGTTTAAAGACAGCAGGCGTAGTGGCGATGCGATCCGGTGCCATCGCACGTCTCTATGAACATGGCCGGGTAGGGTGGCGAAAGATCGCTACTGGTGCCGCAGCGGTGCTCGCGGTCGCGATGGGTTACCACGTTATCTTTGGGCAGAATGGGCTGACGGTTTATCAGCAGAAGCGCAACGACGCGCAAAGCCTCGACATTCAGCTGCACAGTCTGCAGCGCGAGAACGATCTGTTGAAAGGGCATGTCGGCAGATTACAGAGCGATCCGAATGCGATTGAGCATCAGGCACGCGAGGAATTGCACTACACGCGGCCCGGTGAGGTGATCGTGTATATGCCCGCTCCCGCAGGATCAAGTCCTACAGGTGTCGCAAAGCAGTAA
- a CDS encoding DUF1579 family protein — protein MNETRTPIIRPLIVPAKILGTAKRQLPTNTRGIKLRIAAICLLICGFDWRPDLASFLMAQVADPTPQTSSLRDGQHDFDFNFGVWHTHIRRVLDPFSGSSKSVELNGTVTVRKVWDGRAQLEEIEADGPNGHWEGLTLFLYNPHSHQWSQTFIDSKMGVLNTPTIGSFKDGRGELFSQDTFHDKSILVRGVWSNIKPGSHRYEESYSNDGGATWAAAFTADLTQETQSTAPDIPIADANKDAKTTSVEDGQHDFDFDFGTWKTHSSRLLHPLTGSTTWADMDGGSVIKKVWNGRANLAEYKADGPAGHIELLSLRWFNPATREWNLDFATPNVGTLGIPGVGEYKNGHGDFYDYELINGRSVLVRFSIWKITPDTAQSEQAFSDDGGKTWEVNWVNKYER, from the coding sequence ATGAACGAGACCAGAACACCAATCATTCGTCCTCTTATCGTCCCGGCTAAGATACTCGGAACGGCGAAACGGCAGCTTCCCACAAACACACGGGGCATCAAGCTTCGCATCGCTGCCATCTGTCTTCTGATCTGTGGTTTTGACTGGCGGCCGGATCTAGCGTCTTTCCTGATGGCCCAGGTAGCCGACCCTACGCCCCAGACTAGTTCGTTGCGAGACGGACAACACGACTTCGATTTCAACTTCGGAGTATGGCATACCCATATCAGGAGAGTCCTCGATCCTTTCTCAGGCTCGTCCAAGTCAGTCGAACTCAACGGAACAGTCACAGTAAGAAAAGTCTGGGACGGTCGCGCGCAACTGGAGGAGATCGAGGCCGACGGTCCCAACGGACATTGGGAGGGACTAACCCTGTTTCTTTATAATCCCCACTCTCATCAATGGAGCCAGACCTTCATCGACAGCAAGATGGGCGTTTTGAATACGCCGACGATCGGTTCGTTCAAAGACGGACGCGGCGAGCTCTTCTCCCAGGACACATTCCACGACAAATCAATCCTGGTTCGTGGAGTGTGGTCTAACATCAAGCCGGGTTCTCATCGTTACGAAGAATCCTACTCGAACGATGGTGGCGCGACTTGGGCAGCAGCTTTCACGGCAGACCTGACGCAGGAAACGCAATCGACTGCCCCCGACATTCCCATCGCTGATGCGAACAAGGATGCGAAGACCACGTCCGTAGAGGACGGACAACACGACTTCGACTTTGACTTCGGCACTTGGAAGACCCACTCCTCTCGCCTTCTGCATCCCCTCACGGGATCGACGACGTGGGCCGACATGGACGGAGGATCTGTGATCAAGAAGGTTTGGAATGGCCGCGCCAATCTAGCGGAGTACAAAGCGGACGGTCCTGCAGGTCACATCGAACTCCTATCCCTGCGTTGGTTCAACCCAGCCACGCGCGAGTGGAACCTCGACTTCGCAACCCCAAACGTTGGCACGCTTGGTATTCCAGGTGTCGGCGAGTACAAAAACGGGCATGGCGACTTCTATGACTACGAGCTCATCAACGGCAGATCCGTGCTTGTACGGTTTTCCATCTGGAAGATCACCCCAGACACCGCACAATCCGAACAGGCATTCTCTGACGATGGCGGAAAGACCTGGGAGGTCAACTGGGTCAATAAGTACGAACGGTAA
- the glgA gene encoding glycogen synthase produces MRVALMTREYPPNVYGGAGVHVEYLSRELARTIDIEVYCWGNQSVDEGNLHVHGAEPWSEITNGTEGKYKTALEALSLNLAQVKSLAAIDVVHTHTWYVSMAGFFAKKLFNVPFVLTTHSLEPLRGWKAEQLGSGYAMSSWMERTAILDADAVIAVSKGTKEDILRSYPEINPERIHVIYNGIDLKEYQKTSDTSALIKYGVDPMVPYVLFVGRITRQKGVTHLVEAIPHLPKGTQVVLCAGAPDTPEIAAEMREKVEAVSKINPHVVWIEKMVTKPEAIQLYSNAAVFCCPSVYEPFGIINLEAMACHAPVVASATGGILEVVIDGVTGSLVSFEQDPVTTFPSNPEKFSRDLAEKISDLLADPEKAKRFGEAGRRRVEETFAWSAIAEQTIDLYRKLIRERS; encoded by the coding sequence TTGCGAGTTGCTCTGATGACACGGGAGTATCCCCCAAATGTTTACGGCGGGGCCGGAGTTCATGTGGAATATCTCAGCCGCGAGTTGGCCAGGACGATCGACATCGAGGTCTATTGCTGGGGAAATCAATCGGTCGATGAAGGGAACTTGCATGTTCATGGTGCAGAACCATGGTCGGAGATCACAAATGGCACAGAGGGAAAGTACAAGACGGCCCTTGAGGCGTTGAGTCTCAATCTCGCACAGGTGAAGTCGCTGGCGGCGATCGATGTGGTGCATACGCACACGTGGTACGTATCGATGGCAGGATTTTTTGCCAAGAAGCTCTTCAACGTTCCGTTCGTCCTGACCACGCACAGCCTGGAACCTTTGCGTGGATGGAAGGCGGAGCAGCTGGGCAGTGGGTATGCGATGAGCTCTTGGATGGAACGTACCGCGATCTTGGATGCCGATGCGGTGATCGCTGTGTCGAAGGGAACAAAAGAAGATATCCTTCGTTCTTATCCTGAGATCAACCCGGAACGCATTCACGTTATCTATAACGGGATTGATCTGAAGGAGTATCAGAAGACTTCGGACACGTCGGCGCTCATCAAGTATGGAGTTGATCCGATGGTGCCTTACGTTTTGTTCGTCGGGCGAATTACTCGGCAGAAGGGTGTTACGCATCTCGTCGAGGCGATCCCTCATCTGCCGAAGGGAACACAGGTTGTGCTTTGCGCAGGCGCGCCGGACACACCGGAGATTGCGGCCGAGATGCGCGAAAAGGTTGAGGCAGTCAGTAAGATAAATCCGCACGTAGTATGGATCGAGAAGATGGTGACCAAGCCGGAGGCGATCCAGCTTTACAGTAACGCGGCTGTTTTTTGTTGCCCTTCTGTCTACGAACCATTTGGCATTATCAATCTGGAGGCGATGGCCTGCCACGCTCCGGTAGTGGCGAGTGCGACCGGGGGGATTCTTGAGGTCGTGATAGACGGGGTAACGGGTTCTCTGGTGTCGTTCGAGCAAGATCCGGTGACTACGTTTCCCTCGAATCCAGAGAAGTTTTCGCGTGATCTGGCAGAGAAGATATCCGACTTGCTCGCTGATCCTGAGAAGGCTAAGAGGTTTGGGGAGGCTGGCCGCAGACGTGTAGAAGAGACCTTTGCCTGGTCGGCGATCGCAGAGCAGACGATCGATCTTTACCGAAAGCTTATCCGCGAACGCAGCTAG
- a CDS encoding oxidoreductase, protein MSGDSRRINVGLVGYGYAGKTFHAPLIRAVPGLALRMVGSSRPEIVRKDLGEITVCSPAEVAIHPNVDLVVIASPNDSHYPLASAALRAGKDVVVDKPFTVTLAEARSLLQIAEEQGRMISVFHNRRWESEIQATRAVLQSGLLGVVSHYECHMDRYRPHVRQRWREDMGPGAGLWFDLGPHLIDQALYLFGLPQSISASFATLREGGKTDDWAHVQLNYESMRTILHASLLVSKGGPRSIVHGTRGSWMKYGADVQETQLKEGMVPGSPGFGYDPDPGLLYDGEMGMRTEIPAPPGNQQMYYMQIRDAMLGGQQASIPAIDAVAVMAVLETTFRSAEQGRVLLLPMSLGEIAQWRGAHPTL, encoded by the coding sequence ATGAGCGGAGATTCCAGAAGAATTAATGTTGGCCTGGTCGGCTATGGTTATGCAGGAAAGACCTTTCACGCACCGCTAATTCGTGCGGTTCCGGGGCTTGCGTTGAGAATGGTGGGCTCAAGCAGGCCTGAGATTGTGCGGAAGGACCTGGGTGAGATCACGGTTTGTTCTCCCGCGGAGGTGGCGATACATCCCAATGTCGATCTGGTGGTGATCGCGAGCCCTAACGACAGCCATTATCCGCTTGCTTCGGCTGCGTTGCGCGCGGGTAAGGATGTGGTGGTCGACAAGCCGTTCACGGTGACACTCGCCGAAGCGCGCTCTCTGCTGCAAATTGCAGAGGAGCAGGGAAGAATGATTTCGGTGTTTCACAATCGCCGATGGGAGAGCGAGATTCAGGCCACACGTGCGGTGCTGCAGTCGGGCCTGCTTGGTGTGGTCTCACACTATGAGTGCCACATGGACCGCTATCGGCCTCACGTTCGTCAGCGCTGGCGCGAGGATATGGGTCCAGGTGCGGGGTTGTGGTTTGATCTGGGGCCACATCTAATCGATCAGGCGCTTTATCTCTTCGGCCTCCCACAATCTATTAGCGCGAGCTTTGCCACTCTGCGCGAAGGCGGAAAGACAGACGACTGGGCTCATGTTCAGCTGAACTATGAGAGCATGCGTACGATACTTCATGCGTCCTTGCTGGTCTCGAAAGGCGGTCCAAGGTCGATTGTGCATGGGACAAGAGGGAGCTGGATGAAGTACGGTGCAGATGTGCAGGAGACACAGTTGAAGGAAGGCATGGTGCCTGGCAGTCCCGGCTTCGGCTACGACCCTGACCCGGGCCTTCTGTACGATGGCGAGATGGGCATGCGCACAGAGATTCCCGCACCGCCGGGCAACCAGCAGATGTACTACATGCAGATCAGGGACGCGATGCTTGGAGGGCAACAAGCTTCGATTCCGGCGATCGATGCGGTTGCGGTGATGGCTGTGCTGGAGACAACATTTCGCTCGGCCGAGCAGGGAAGAGTGCTGCTGCTCCCGATGAGCCTAGGCGAGATTGCTCAGTGGCGTGGAGCTCATCCTACCCTTTAG
- a CDS encoding menaquinone biosynthesis family protein, whose translation MTTATTAIQEISIAHSPDSDDAFMFYGLATNKVRVPGYKFTHTLTDIETLNHRAINEAFYDVTAISFHAYPYLQDNYTLMSCGGSVGEGYGPMIVAPRKLSLDEVKKTRIAVPGTLTTAYLTLKLFAPEIETVTVPFDKIIPAVVAGEFAAGLIIHEGQLTYANDGLIKLLDLGQWWRDQTGLPLPLGGNAIRRSLGAEALLTTTNALRDSIQHALDNREEALAYAMQFARDLDPTLANRFVGMYVNERTLNYGEDGKDAIRKLLAMGYDRGIIPHRASVDFVG comes from the coding sequence ATGACCACCGCAACCACCGCAATCCAGGAAATCAGCATCGCCCACAGCCCCGACTCCGACGACGCCTTTATGTTCTATGGCCTCGCCACCAATAAGGTTCGAGTCCCCGGCTACAAATTCACCCACACCCTCACCGACATCGAGACCCTTAATCACCGCGCCATCAACGAGGCCTTCTACGACGTCACCGCCATCTCCTTCCACGCCTACCCCTACCTGCAGGACAACTACACCCTCATGTCCTGCGGCGGCAGTGTCGGCGAAGGCTACGGCCCCATGATCGTCGCCCCCCGCAAGCTCTCGCTCGACGAAGTCAAGAAGACGCGTATCGCGGTCCCCGGCACCCTCACTACCGCCTATCTCACGCTCAAGCTCTTCGCGCCCGAGATCGAAACCGTCACCGTCCCCTTCGACAAGATCATCCCCGCCGTCGTCGCAGGCGAGTTCGCCGCTGGCCTCATCATCCACGAAGGCCAACTCACCTACGCTAACGATGGCCTCATCAAGCTCCTCGACCTCGGCCAGTGGTGGCGCGACCAGACTGGCCTACCCCTCCCTCTCGGCGGCAATGCCATCCGCCGCTCCCTCGGCGCCGAGGCTCTCCTCACCACCACCAACGCCTTGCGCGACAGCATCCAGCACGCACTCGACAACCGCGAAGAGGCCTTAGCCTACGCCATGCAGTTCGCCCGCGACCTCGACCCCACCCTCGCCAATCGCTTCGTCGGCATGTACGTCAACGAGCGCACCCTGAACTACGGCGAAGACGGCAAGGACGCCATTCGCAAACTTCTCGCCATGGGCTACGACCGCGGCATCATTCCCCACCGCGCCAGCGTAGACTTCGTCGGCTAG
- a CDS encoding winged helix-turn-helix domain-containing protein, with protein MTHGFSKKNQSSVEYAYRFGDFELHPDERLLKKARVPVPLQPKAFDALLCLIRRAGRLVSKQELIETLWPSVHVSESNLTNTIVNLRKIIGRDTIRTVSKHGYRFELAVTGEPGVAQATYERFTRAKELTIQRSLESMQLARDLYWTCLAVDPSFAPAWAWLGRCCWFLDKFSSSSSVNLELAHAAFQRAFALDPDLACAHQFYTLIQVDTGHANEALDRLLERLRRHPGEPESFTSLVQVFRFRGLLQQSVKAHHRGVELDPALVTSVAHTLFLSGEYASAIEHYSGRAAYYLDAAAWAALGNRRRAISLLRDRLNGMALSKLMVALMSSLLAVLEGRTSEAVQLMETADTTREPEILVYFARHYGRLKMTDLAVEAIKQAAQSGFVCATATLSSDPWLSAVRKHPEFNSLLHNAETFVEESRSSLAAFSKSWLS; from the coding sequence ATGACACACGGATTTTCAAAGAAAAATCAAAGCTCAGTGGAGTATGCGTACCGGTTCGGCGATTTCGAACTGCATCCGGACGAGCGTCTCCTAAAGAAAGCTCGCGTTCCGGTTCCGCTTCAACCTAAAGCCTTTGACGCGCTCCTCTGTCTAATACGGAGGGCCGGACGCCTGGTTAGCAAACAAGAGCTGATTGAGACGCTCTGGCCATCCGTGCATGTGAGTGAATCAAACCTTACCAACACGATCGTAAACCTGAGAAAGATTATTGGTCGCGATACGATTCGCACCGTTTCGAAGCATGGCTATCGATTTGAGCTGGCTGTTACGGGGGAACCGGGTGTAGCGCAAGCGACGTATGAGAGGTTCACTCGCGCAAAAGAGCTGACCATTCAACGATCTTTGGAGTCGATGCAGCTTGCGCGCGACCTGTACTGGACCTGTCTTGCGGTGGATCCCAGCTTTGCGCCTGCGTGGGCGTGGCTGGGTCGATGCTGCTGGTTCCTTGATAAATTCAGCAGCAGCTCTTCAGTAAATCTGGAGCTGGCGCATGCCGCATTTCAGCGGGCGTTCGCTCTTGATCCGGACCTAGCCTGCGCGCACCAGTTCTATACCTTGATTCAGGTAGACACTGGACATGCGAATGAAGCATTGGATCGGCTGCTGGAACGGTTGCGGCGCCATCCTGGAGAACCGGAATCGTTTACCAGTTTGGTCCAAGTATTCCGATTTCGAGGACTGCTCCAGCAGTCGGTTAAAGCACACCACCGAGGAGTCGAGCTGGACCCGGCGCTTGTGACGAGCGTGGCTCATACGCTGTTTCTTTCCGGCGAATATGCCTCTGCCATTGAGCATTACAGCGGAAGGGCTGCCTACTATCTCGACGCGGCAGCCTGGGCGGCTCTGGGAAATCGAAGACGGGCGATTAGTCTCTTGCGCGATCGACTGAACGGAATGGCGTTATCGAAATTAATGGTTGCTCTTATGAGCTCGCTGTTGGCTGTTCTCGAAGGCAGGACGAGTGAAGCTGTCCAGCTGATGGAGACTGCGGATACAACTCGCGAACCCGAAATTCTCGTTTATTTTGCGCGACACTATGGCCGGCTCAAGATGACGGACCTAGCTGTAGAAGCTATAAAGCAGGCGGCGCAGTCAGGGTTTGTTTGCGCAACCGCCACTCTGAGTTCCGACCCATGGTTGAGTGCAGTGCGAAAACATCCAGAGTTTAACTCCCTGCTGCACAATGCGGAGACTTTCGTTGAAGAATCGCGATCGAGCCTCGCGGCGTTTTCTAAGAGCTGGCTGTCTTGA
- a CDS encoding biotin transporter BioY, with protein sequence MQSATSSQLGLTHRTGSLQESLSGKVILTIAASAFVAICAHISLPLPFTPVPLTLQNFAVILVGMLLGPVAGFSAMVLYLAEGAMGLPVFTPHSIGGIAHLLGPNAGYLFSYPLAAATAGWAVRAMQRITTPFRAGLVAATLASAPIFIFGAGWLAHLLHTSAAATWTMAIAPFLPGEIVKITAAAGIFSSIKRWRKS encoded by the coding sequence ATGCAATCCGCCACCTCCTCTCAACTCGGTCTCACCCACCGCACCGGATCGCTTCAGGAATCTCTCTCCGGCAAAGTCATCCTCACCATCGCAGCGAGTGCCTTCGTAGCCATCTGCGCTCACATCTCTCTCCCACTTCCCTTCACGCCCGTGCCCCTCACCCTGCAGAACTTCGCCGTCATCCTCGTCGGCATGCTGCTCGGTCCCGTAGCTGGCTTCTCCGCAATGGTCCTCTATCTAGCCGAAGGCGCGATGGGCCTCCCCGTCTTCACGCCCCACAGCATCGGTGGCATCGCTCACCTGCTCGGGCCCAACGCAGGCTACCTCTTCTCCTACCCCTTGGCCGCGGCAACCGCCGGCTGGGCTGTCAGAGCCATGCAGCGCATCACCACCCCTTTCCGTGCAGGCCTTGTAGCCGCAACCCTCGCCAGCGCACCTATCTTCATCTTCGGAGCAGGCTGGCTAGCCCATCTCCTCCACACCAGCGCCGCCGCCACCTGGACCATGGCCATCGCCCCATTCCTTCCCGGCGAGATCGTCAAGATCACCGCGGCCGCCGGTATCTTCAGCTCAATCAAACGATGGCGCAAGTCCTAA